A segment of the Streptomyces sp. L2 genome:
GCGGAGCGCGTCCCGCCAGTCACCGGGCCGTTCCTCGGGGAGGATCTCGCCCTGCACCTCGTCCACCATGAGGTCGAACAGCTCTTCCTTGGTGGCGATGTAGCCGTAGAGCCGCATCGGACCGGCGTTCAGACGGGCGGCGACCTTGCGCAACGACACCGCCTCCAGCCCGCCCTCGTCCGCGAGAGCGACGGCGGCGGCGACGATCCGCTCCCGGTCGAGCGGCACCGGGCGACTCGGCGGCTCCGGCCGGTCCCACACAGTCATGTCCGCACCGTCCATACCGTCTACGCCGTTTCTGTTGCGAGGCATCGTACAAGGGCAATACGGTGTATCGACATGAGACATCGTATCGCTGTGGTCGGAGGCGGTCCCGGCGGCCTGTCGTTCGCCCGCGTCCTGCACCGCCACGGCCGCCCCGTCACCGTCCTCGAACGCGACGCCGGCCCCGATGCCCGTCCCCCGGGCGGCACGCTCGACCTCCATCTGGGGCTGGGCCAGCTCGCCCTGGAGAAGGCGGGGCTGCTGGACCGCTTCCGGGAGCTGTCACGGCCCGAGGGGCAGGCCATGCGCATCCTGGACACGGACGGGACCGTCCTGCGCGACTGGCGGCCCGGTCCGGACGAGCGGGCCAACCCCGAGATCGACCGCGGGCAGCTCCGCGACCTGCTGCTCGGCCCGCTCGACGTCCAGTGGGGCCGGGGCGTGACCCGGGTGGTGCCGGGCACCCCGAACGGCGTCCTCGTCCACTTCGACGACGGGCGGCAGGAGGCGTACGACCTCGTCGTCGGCGCGGACGGCGCCTGGTCCCGGGTCCGCCCCGCGGTCTCGACCGCGACCCCGCACTACACCGGCGTCACCTCGGTCGAGGCCTCCCTCGACGACCTCGACATCCGCCACCCCGATCTCGCCCGGCTGGTCGGCGACGGTTCCGTCGCGGTGTACGGCGCGAACCGCTCCCTCGTCGCCCAGCGCAACAGCGGCGGCCACGTCAAGGTGTACGCCAAGTTCCGCGCACCGCTGGACTGGCACACGGACCAGGGCCTGGACCTGGGCCGAGACCTGAATCCGGGCCTGAATCCGCATCTGGACCCGGACTTGGCTGACGCCGAGGCCGTGCGATCGAGTCTGCTGGCCCTGTTCGACGGCTGGACCGCTCCCGTCCTCGACCTCCTCCGCCACGGCACCGCCTTCGTGCACCGTCCCCTCCACGTCCTGCCCGTGGGCCACACCTGGACCCACGTCCCCGGCGTGACGCTCCTCGGCGACGCCGCCCACCTGATGCCCCCGCTCGGGGCGGGCGCCAACCTCGCGATGCTGGAGGGCGCCGAACTCGCCGAGGCACTCGCCGCCTTCCCTGCGGACGCGGGCCCCGAAGACCTGGACGAGGCCGTCCGCGCCTTCGAGGAACGGATGTGGGCACGGGCCGCCAGGTGGGCGGAGATCACGACCGCCGGCCTGGAACGCCTGGTCAGCCCGGACCCCGCCGAGGCCCTCGCCGTCTTCGACCGGGTTTCGTCCCACTGAGGGTGGCTCATGGCGAGGCCGTGGCCGACGAGCGGGTCAGGGTCGTGTGCTCCGGAACGCTAGGTACCTGCTGAATACTTCGTGGCTGTCGGGGGTGAAGCGCCACTCCAGCAGGGCCGACCGCAGCTGCGGCTCGGTGAGCCAGCCGTGCCAGGCGACCTCGCCGGGATCGGCGGTCACGGCGTCCGGCACCACGGCTTCGTGCACGCCGAGCCAGTGAGGGCTCAGACCACCGCGGTTGAGGAACGTGAAGAGCAGGCGCGGCCGCGCGCGCATGCCCAGCTCTTCGGCCAACTCCCGCGCGGCGGCCCGCTCGTAGGACTCGCCGACGTTCACGGCGCCACCGACCTCGACCTCATGCAGTCCCGGAAATCGCGATAGCCGCTCGGCCCGCCGATGGACGAGGATCCGTCCTCGCTCATCACGGCACACCGTCACGGCGACCCGGTGCAGCCAGCCCTCCCGGACGGCCTCCCGACGGCTGACCACCACCCCCAGCGTCCGGTCCTGATCGTCGACACGCTCCACCAGTTCGTCCTCGTCCACGACGGACACCCTGGCAGAGTCATCCGGTCATCCGGCCGGTTCCGCGAGAACCTCGGTGACGGCGCGGAGCCCCAGTTCGGCCATGGCGGGGTTGGTGTGGCGGTAGTAGTCGATCCCGCTGACGAAGGTGAGTGCCCAGCCTCGTCCCCGGGCCCAGGCGGCGTCGTCGAATCCTCCAGCCGCGCGGAAGGTCTTCCGGGTCTCCGCACCGAGCAGCGTCCAGGCGGCGACGGCATCGCAGGCGGGGTCACCGACGCCCGCGGTGCCGAAGTCGATCACCGCGCTGAGCCGATCGCCGTCCACGAGGACGTTGCCGGGGATGAGATCGCCGTGCGTCCACGTGGGCGGCCCGTCCCAGTCCGGCTGTTCGAGGGCGTGTTCCCAGGCGGACAGGAGGGCGGGGGCGTCGATGTCGTCCGCTGCCTTGGCGGTCCACTCCCGTACCAAGGCGTCGCGGGTGCGCAGGGGCACGCTCCGGTAGCCCGTGCGGGCCCCCGCGGTGCCGGCCTCACGCAGCGCCGTCACGAACCCCCCGAGGTCCCCGGCGAGCCGGTGCCCCTCGGGGGACCCGTCCGGCACGGTGGCGGGGTGCGAGCCGTCGATCCAACGGCTGATCGCCCACGGAAAGGGGTACCCCTGCCCCGGTCGTCCCACGGCGATCGGCTCGGGCACCGCAGCGGGGAGGCAGGGGGCCAGCCGTGGCAACCAGACCTGCTCGAACTCCACTTGGCCGACGGCCCCCTCCAACCGGGGCAACCGGACCGCGAACTCGTCGCCCAGCCGGTAGATCGCGTTCTCGGTTCCCGCGGACTCCACCGGTCTGATGGCCAGCTCCGCCCACTGCGGAAATTGCTCCACGAGAAGCCGCCGCACCAGCACGCCGTCGGTCGGAATCTCGTTCTCGTGCATCATCGGACCGAGAGCCTAATGAAGAGACCGGCCGCCGGGCACCGCATTTCCGCCGGGCTCCCGGGCGGATGCCTTACCCCGAGGGATCCCGGCCCCAGGGACGGTGCTGCCCCACAGGGCGACGCCGACGAGCCGACCACCCCCACGCCCCCCGGCGCCCTGCCTACCGGCAGCCGCACGGCCGCTCGTCGCCCGCCCCGGGCAACCGGGCCCCGCCCCCATGCCGCCGGCAGCCACTCGGCCGCTCGTCGCCCGCCCCGGGCAACCGGGCCCCGCCCCCATGCCGCCGGCAGCCACTCGGCCGCTCGTCGCCCGCCCCGGGCAACCGGGCCCCGCCCCCATGCCGCCGGCAGCCACTCGGCCGCTCGTCGCCCGCCCCGGGCACCCCGGCCCCGGCCGACGCCCTCACCGTCCTCGACGGGGTCCAAGGCTGAGCCGGTGGCGTGATGTGGTGCACTTTTGCAAGCGGGGTGCTTGCAATTGTTAGCGAGGGTGGGGCAAGGTGGAGGCATGGCATCGCTCAATGTCGGCAACCTCGGTGAGTACCTGCGCGAGCAGCGGCGCAACGCCCAGCTCTCGCTGCGGCAGCTCGCCGATGCCGCCGGGGTGTCCAACCCGTACCTGAGCCAGATCGAGCGCGGGCTGCGCAAGCCCAGCGCGGAGGTGCTCCAGCAGGTCGCCAAGGCGCTGCGCATCTCCGCCGAGACGCTGTACGTCCGCGCAGGCATCCTCGACGCCGAGCGGGACCGGGACGAGGTGGAGACCCGCGCGGTCATCCTCGCCGACCCCACGCTCAACGAACGGCAGAAGCAGGTCCTCCTCCAGATCTACGAGTCCTTCCGCAAGGAGAACGGATTCGGCGGGCCGGAGCAGGACCTCGGGGCGGACGACCCGGACGGCGACGACAGCCTGGAGAGCGGTGACCGTGCCGCCGGAAGCGGCGACCGTGCAGCCGCCGACGGCGATGCCGGTCCGCGGAAGACGGCCGGATAGGCCGGACCTCGACAATTCAGCCCCGCCCGCCCGCCGCGGACCCACACCAACCCTCAGCCGAACGCGAATCCGGGAGGACCATCACCATGGCCATCACCGACGACCTGCGCAAGACCCTCAGCGACCCGACCCCGCTCTACTTCGCCGCCGGCACCGCCGACCTCGCCCTCCAGCAGGCCAAGAAGGTGCCCGCCCTCGTCGAGCAGCTGCGCGCCGACGCCCCCGCGCGGATCGAGGCCGTACGCAACACCGACCCGAAGGCCGTGCAGGAGAGGGCCGCCGCCCGCGCCAAGGAGGCGCAGGAGACCCTGCAGACCAAGGTCAACGAGTTCATCGGGACCCTCGACCTGGACCTGAAGAAGCTCGGCGAGAGCGCCCAGGACCTCGCCCTGCGCGGTGTCGGCGTCGCCGCCGAGTACGCCGTACGCGCCCGCGAGACCTACGAGAAGGTCGCCG
Coding sequences within it:
- a CDS encoding NUDIX domain-containing protein is translated as MSVVDEDELVERVDDQDRTLGVVVSRREAVREGWLHRVAVTVCRDERGRILVHRRAERLSRFPGLHEVEVGGAVNVGESYERAAARELAEELGMRARPRLLFTFLNRGGLSPHWLGVHEAVVPDAVTADPGEVAWHGWLTEPQLRSALLEWRFTPDSHEVFSRYLAFRSTRP
- a CDS encoding NAD(P)/FAD-dependent oxidoreductase, with the protein product MRHRIAVVGGGPGGLSFARVLHRHGRPVTVLERDAGPDARPPGGTLDLHLGLGQLALEKAGLLDRFRELSRPEGQAMRILDTDGTVLRDWRPGPDERANPEIDRGQLRDLLLGPLDVQWGRGVTRVVPGTPNGVLVHFDDGRQEAYDLVVGADGAWSRVRPAVSTATPHYTGVTSVEASLDDLDIRHPDLARLVGDGSVAVYGANRSLVAQRNSGGHVKVYAKFRAPLDWHTDQGLDLGRDLNPGLNPHLDPDLADAEAVRSSLLALFDGWTAPVLDLLRHGTAFVHRPLHVLPVGHTWTHVPGVTLLGDAAHLMPPLGAGANLAMLEGAELAEALAAFPADAGPEDLDEAVRAFEERMWARAARWAEITTAGLERLVSPDPAEALAVFDRVSSH
- a CDS encoding aminoglycoside phosphotransferase family protein — protein: MMHENEIPTDGVLVRRLLVEQFPQWAELAIRPVESAGTENAIYRLGDEFAVRLPRLEGAVGQVEFEQVWLPRLAPCLPAAVPEPIAVGRPGQGYPFPWAISRWIDGSHPATVPDGSPEGHRLAGDLGGFVTALREAGTAGARTGYRSVPLRTRDALVREWTAKAADDIDAPALLSAWEHALEQPDWDGPPTWTHGDLIPGNVLVDGDRLSAVIDFGTAGVGDPACDAVAAWTLLGAETRKTFRAAGGFDDAAWARGRGWALTFVSGIDYYRHTNPAMAELGLRAVTEVLAEPAG
- a CDS encoding helix-turn-helix transcriptional regulator; this encodes MASLNVGNLGEYLREQRRNAQLSLRQLADAAGVSNPYLSQIERGLRKPSAEVLQQVAKALRISAETLYVRAGILDAERDRDEVETRAVILADPTLNERQKQVLLQIYESFRKENGFGGPEQDLGADDPDGDDSLESGDRAAGSGDRAAADGDAGPRKTAG